From the Rhodococcus sp. NBC_00297 genome, one window contains:
- a CDS encoding NUDIX hydrolase, giving the protein MTEPLRTAALALVRDGRMLQARSVGKRAFYMVGGKIDPGETPLQALHREVREELGVDVVESSVHLLCVVECPAFGDPLGRDLHMTCFSADLTGEPRATSEIADLRWFTVAEYAAMPDVAPGSMRVFRHLQAQGLVI; this is encoded by the coding sequence ATGACCGAACCACTGCGCACCGCCGCCCTCGCCCTCGTCCGTGACGGCCGGATGCTGCAGGCCCGGTCGGTCGGCAAGCGTGCGTTCTACATGGTCGGCGGCAAGATCGATCCCGGTGAGACACCACTCCAGGCGCTGCACCGCGAGGTGCGAGAGGAACTGGGCGTCGACGTCGTCGAGTCGTCGGTGCACCTGCTGTGCGTGGTCGAGTGCCCGGCGTTCGGCGACCCCCTCGGCCGTGATCTGCACATGACGTGCTTCTCCGCCGACCTCACCGGCGAACCTCGGGCCACCAGCGAGATCGCTGATCTGCGGTGGTTCACCGTCGCCGAGTACGCCGCCATGCCGGACGTCGCGCCGGGATCGATGCGCGTCTTCCGGCACCTTCAGGCGCAGGGCCTGGTGATCTGA
- a CDS encoding Na+/H+ antiporter subunit A, whose amino-acid sequence MLSILVAHTVAALIAPLLVRQWGRQAFLPLAAVPAASLVWVAANWNTEQRLSIEWVPGLSMNIDLRFDSLAAVMSTLVLGIGALILLYCARYFEDDEPRLGIFAAELVAFAGVMFALVTSDNMLMLYIFWELTTVLSFLLVGHYAERASSRRAATQALLVTTAGGLAMLVGIIVLGQTVGSYNLSDVIEAAPRGWLAGTALVLVLVGALSKSAIVPLHFWLPGAMAAPTPVSGYLHAAAMVKAGIYLVARLAPGFADAGPWRFTILTLGLASMLVGGYRALRAYDLKLVLAFGTVSQLGFLVAIVGIGSRTAMLAGLAMVLAHGFFKAALFMVVGIIDHSTGTRDVRKLAHLGDRSPVLAATAVIAAASMAGLPPFLGFIGKETAFESTLDSDAMGPLSSALVLAAMVVGSILTVAYSLRFVWGAFGRKKLRQPSAAVASMHAPGWFFLFPPVLLAVLGLVAGLAAPVVDTLIAPYSKTLPSYGAEDYHLALWHGVNLPLGLTVVVILVGVLLYRVHKAIARTVPAVPLNADRVYDRVLYLMDLLSLRLTGTTQRGSLPGTLATVLATLALFPLVSLIVYTRDGVDIRLADSPYQIIVGGIMVAAAIGATIMRNRLAAVLLVGVTGYGCGLIFAVHGAPDLALTQFLVETLTLVVFVLVLRKLPAEIDEGRSFGRKPARAALAALVGITVTLVGAYAMNARSTRPIAELLPDLAYDFGDGSNVVNVILVDIRAWDTFGEISVLLVAATGVASLVFRNRRFGSAPRVSDAPSAMDSTQAASEITWLSGSDLIDPRHRVLVLEITTRLVFPTVMMLSIYFFFAGHNAPGGGFAGGLTAGLALVLRYLAGGRYELGETLPFDAGKILGIGLLFAGGTAVASLFLGAPILSSATFEVTVPILGDIKMVTALFFDLGVYLIVVGLVLDVLRSLGARLDAQIELSRQ is encoded by the coding sequence TTGCTTTCCATTCTCGTTGCCCACACGGTGGCCGCGCTGATCGCGCCGCTTCTCGTGCGTCAGTGGGGACGACAGGCTTTTCTTCCGCTCGCCGCGGTGCCGGCCGCCTCGCTCGTCTGGGTGGCCGCGAACTGGAACACCGAGCAGCGACTGTCCATCGAGTGGGTCCCCGGACTCTCCATGAACATCGATCTGCGCTTCGATTCCCTGGCCGCGGTCATGTCCACGCTGGTGCTCGGCATCGGCGCACTGATCCTGCTCTACTGCGCTCGCTACTTCGAGGACGACGAGCCCCGTCTGGGCATCTTCGCCGCGGAGCTCGTCGCATTCGCCGGTGTCATGTTCGCGCTGGTCACCAGCGACAACATGCTGATGCTCTACATCTTCTGGGAACTGACGACGGTGCTGTCGTTCCTGTTGGTCGGGCACTACGCCGAGCGCGCCTCGAGTCGACGCGCCGCGACGCAGGCTCTGCTGGTCACCACGGCCGGCGGTCTCGCCATGCTGGTCGGCATCATCGTGCTGGGCCAGACGGTGGGCAGCTACAACCTCTCCGACGTCATCGAGGCGGCTCCGCGCGGCTGGTTGGCGGGCACCGCCCTGGTCCTGGTCCTGGTCGGCGCGCTGAGCAAGTCGGCCATCGTTCCTCTGCACTTCTGGTTGCCCGGCGCCATGGCCGCGCCGACACCCGTCAGCGGGTACCTGCACGCCGCGGCGATGGTCAAGGCCGGCATCTACCTGGTGGCGCGTCTCGCACCGGGCTTCGCCGACGCCGGGCCCTGGCGCTTCACCATCCTCACGCTCGGTCTGGCGTCGATGCTCGTCGGCGGCTACCGCGCACTGCGTGCGTACGACCTCAAGCTCGTGCTCGCCTTCGGCACGGTGAGCCAGCTCGGCTTCCTCGTCGCCATCGTCGGCATCGGTTCGCGGACGGCGATGCTCGCGGGCCTCGCGATGGTCCTCGCCCACGGCTTCTTCAAGGCCGCGCTGTTCATGGTGGTGGGCATCATCGACCACTCGACCGGCACCCGCGACGTGCGCAAGCTCGCGCATCTCGGGGACCGGTCACCCGTTCTCGCCGCGACGGCCGTGATCGCAGCGGCGAGCATGGCGGGCCTTCCGCCGTTCCTCGGTTTCATCGGCAAGGAGACCGCGTTCGAGTCGACGCTCGACTCGGACGCGATGGGTCCGCTCTCGTCTGCGCTGGTGCTGGCCGCGATGGTCGTCGGCTCGATCCTGACCGTCGCCTACAGCCTGCGCTTCGTGTGGGGCGCCTTCGGTCGCAAGAAGCTGCGGCAGCCCAGCGCCGCCGTCGCCTCGATGCACGCACCGGGATGGTTCTTCCTCTTCCCGCCCGTGCTGCTCGCCGTCCTCGGACTGGTGGCCGGCCTCGCCGCGCCGGTCGTCGACACCCTGATCGCGCCGTACAGCAAGACCCTGCCGTCCTACGGCGCGGAGGACTACCACCTCGCGCTGTGGCACGGCGTCAACCTCCCGCTGGGTCTGACCGTCGTCGTCATCCTCGTCGGCGTCCTGCTCTACCGAGTGCACAAGGCGATCGCGCGAACGGTCCCGGCCGTGCCGCTGAACGCCGACCGGGTGTACGACCGCGTCCTCTACCTGATGGACCTGCTGTCGCTGCGCCTCACCGGAACCACCCAGCGCGGTTCCCTCCCCGGCACTCTGGCGACGGTTCTCGCGACACTGGCTCTCTTCCCTCTCGTGTCCCTGATCGTCTACACCCGCGACGGCGTCGACATCCGTCTCGCGGACTCGCCGTACCAGATCATCGTGGGCGGCATCATGGTCGCGGCGGCCATCGGCGCCACGATCATGCGCAACCGACTCGCGGCGGTGCTGCTCGTCGGTGTCACCGGCTACGGTTGCGGTCTGATCTTCGCGGTGCACGGTGCACCCGACCTGGCGTTGACACAGTTCCTCGTCGAGACCTTGACGCTCGTCGTGTTCGTCCTGGTGCTCCGCAAACTGCCTGCCGAGATCGACGAGGGTCGTTCGTTCGGTCGCAAGCCGGCCCGCGCCGCCCTGGCCGCGCTCGTCGGCATCACGGTCACGCTCGTCGGTGCCTACGCGATGAATGCCCGCTCGACGAGACCCATCGCCGAACTGCTCCCGGACCTGGCGTACGACTTCGGAGACGGCAGCAACGTCGTCAACGTGATCCTCGTCGACATTCGTGCCTGGGACACCTTCGGAGAGATCTCGGTCCTGCTCGTCGCCGCGACCGGGGTCGCCAGTCTGGTCTTCCGCAACCGGCGCTTCGGTAGTGCCCCGCGTGTGTCCGATGCACCGTCCGCGATGGACAGCACCCAGGCAGCATCCGAGATCACCTGGCTCAGCGGCAGCGATCTGATCGACCCCAGGCACCGTGTCCTGGTCCTGGAGATCACCACCCGACTGGTGTTCCCGACGGTGATGATGCTGTCCATCTACTTCTTCTTCGCCGGCCACAACGCCCCCGGTGGCGGGTTCGCAGGCGGACTGACCGCCGGTCTCGCACTCGTGCTGCGGTACCTCGCCGGTGGTCGCTACGAACTGGGCGAGACCCTCCCGTTCGATGCCGGGAAGATTCTCGGCATCGGTCTCCTGTTCGCAGGCGGAACCGCCGTGGCATCCCTCTTCCTGGGGGCGCCCATTCTCTCGTCGGCCACCTTCGAAGTGACGGTGCCCATTCTCGGTGACATCAAGATGGTCACCGCTCTGTTCTTCGACCTCGGTGTCTACCTGATCGTCGTCGGCCTCGTCCTCGACGTCCTCCGCAGCCTCGGCGCGCGTCTCGACGCCCAGATCGAATTGAGTCGCCAGTGA